From Leptolyngbya sp. KIOST-1, one genomic window encodes:
- a CDS encoding peptide ligase PGM1-related protein codes for MVTAKEVATVTEPATLPVDDALRFQRLQTTLGDRWASTDEFDTQERHIVVVPSLSLDQEELQKIEGVNHYEERLLFSLIRLRNPNTRLVYVTSMPLHPSIIDYYLELLPGIPSSHARDRLTLFATYDASRKPLSQKVLERPRLLERIRKAVDPERAYMTCYNSTPWERDLSLALGMPLLALDPDLLHWGTKSGSREIFRRCGIPHPIGSELVFSEHELAAATAEVWEQDPSLNRMVIKLNEGFSGEGNALLDLRELQNFAPGQVSHRERVEAIAAAFPCLSFQCDTETWEHFAAKIPVLGAIAEAFVEGDHKESPSVQGRITPLGEVEILSTHDQELGGPDGQIFLGCSFPARPDYRLEIQEMGQRIGEELARQGALERYGVDFIAVAKGDPEAPEWDLQAIEINLRKGGTTHPLMAMKMLTEGHFHQADGLFYTKQEQVRYYRASDNLQKPQYRGLLPSDLMDIIVTKRLHFNSISGVGAAFHLMGCLSEYGKVGLTCIGTSPDHAREIYDQVVAALDESTLP; via the coding sequence ATGGTGACGGCAAAAGAGGTGGCTACGGTGACCGAACCGGCGACACTGCCGGTTGACGATGCGCTGAGATTTCAGCGACTGCAAACGACCCTGGGCGATCGCTGGGCGTCCACCGACGAGTTTGACACCCAGGAGCGGCACATTGTGGTGGTGCCCTCCCTCAGCCTGGACCAGGAGGAGCTGCAAAAAATTGAGGGTGTCAACCACTACGAGGAGCGGCTGCTGTTTTCGCTGATTCGGCTGCGCAACCCCAACACCCGGCTGGTTTACGTCACCTCCATGCCGCTGCACCCCAGCATCATCGACTACTACCTGGAGCTGCTGCCCGGTATTCCCAGCTCCCACGCCCGCGATCGCCTTACCCTGTTTGCCACCTACGACGCCTCCCGTAAGCCCCTCAGCCAAAAAGTGCTGGAGCGACCCCGCCTGCTGGAGCGGATTCGCAAGGCGGTGGACCCCGAGCGGGCCTACATGACCTGCTACAACTCTACCCCCTGGGAGCGCGATCTCTCCCTGGCCCTGGGTATGCCCCTGCTGGCCCTGGACCCCGACCTGCTCCACTGGGGCACCAAGAGCGGCAGCCGCGAAATTTTCCGGCGCTGCGGTATCCCCCACCCCATCGGCAGCGAGCTGGTATTTTCAGAGCATGAACTGGCCGCCGCCACCGCCGAGGTGTGGGAGCAGGACCCCAGCCTCAATCGGATGGTGATCAAGCTCAACGAGGGCTTTTCCGGAGAGGGGAACGCCCTGCTCGACCTGCGCGAACTTCAAAACTTTGCCCCTGGACAGGTCAGCCATCGCGAGCGGGTCGAGGCGATCGCCGCTGCCTTTCCCTGTCTCAGCTTCCAGTGCGACACCGAAACCTGGGAGCACTTTGCGGCCAAAATTCCGGTGTTGGGGGCGATCGCCGAAGCCTTTGTCGAAGGCGACCACAAAGAGTCGCCCAGCGTGCAGGGCCGTATCACTCCCCTGGGGGAAGTCGAAATTCTCTCCACCCACGACCAGGAACTGGGCGGCCCCGACGGCCAGATCTTCCTGGGCTGCTCCTTCCCCGCCCGACCCGACTACCGGCTGGAGATCCAGGAGATGGGCCAGCGGATTGGCGAAGAACTGGCCCGCCAGGGTGCCCTGGAGCGCTACGGTGTGGACTTTATCGCCGTCGCCAAAGGTGACCCCGAGGCCCCCGAGTGGGACTTGCAAGCGATCGAAATTAACCTGCGCAAAGGGGGTACCACCCACCCGCTGATGGCAATGAAAATGCTCACCGAAGGGCACTTTCACCAGGCTGACGGGCTGTTTTATACCAAGCAGGAGCAGGTGCGCTACTACCGCGCCTCCGACAACCTGCAAAAGCCCCAATACCGGGGCCTGCTGCCCAGTGACCTGATGGATATCATCGTTACCAAGCGGCTCCACTTCAACTCCATCAGCGGCGTGGGGGCTGCGTTTCATCTGATGGGCTGCCTGTCGGAATACGGCAAAGTGGGCCTCACCTGCATCGGCACCAGCCCCGACCACGCCCGCGAAATCTACGACCAGGTGGTAGCCGCCCTGGATGAATCAACCCTACCCTGA
- the dacB gene encoding D-alanyl-D-alanine carboxypeptidase/D-alanyl-D-alanine-endopeptidase, whose amino-acid sequence MPISQGRPFIPGAIAAGLCLALMPLGKAAAALCPAQLTAQLDTAFSQAPLDTAYTGMVLQTQGPTPRTIYSRHGDRLFTPASTMKLLTTAAAAHQLGGDYRLRTSVYGNPSGEGIAALRVVGRGDPSLTTAELDRLAQQLAQSGVRQVTRLVLDDSYFPGFATNATWEWEDAQWAYAAPVNSLILNRNAIALQVAPTQVGSPLSLTWAQPLPAGPLPLVNDAITVAAGAAPVPLALWRPGDTPTLRVTGQMAQGSNPRTVNLAVLNPAQQVAAAMAQALRRQSVPVGQTVITQTASPVTDPELAAVESPEVRDLMRLANRDSDNLYAEVLFKTLGVTAGGAGQGGTVAEASRAGGEAVRAALTELGVNATALRLADGSGLSRHNLVSPAALVETLQVMTTHPQGRAFRESLAIAGQSGTLSNRLRGTVLEGRLQGKTGALTGNVSLAGYLQPPDYEPLVFSLVINHSNQHASLLRQKIDEILLQVAQLSRGC is encoded by the coding sequence ATGCCGATATCTCAAGGGAGGCCGTTCATACCTGGGGCGATCGCTGCCGGACTGTGCCTGGCGCTGATGCCGCTGGGCAAGGCCGCTGCGGCCCTGTGCCCGGCCCAACTGACCGCCCAGCTCGATACAGCCTTCAGCCAGGCCCCGCTGGATACCGCCTATACGGGGATGGTGCTGCAAACCCAGGGCCCCACCCCCAGGACGATCTACAGCCGCCATGGCGATCGCCTCTTCACCCCGGCTTCGACCATGAAGCTGCTGACCACCGCCGCCGCCGCCCACCAGCTGGGGGGCGACTACCGGTTGCGTACCTCCGTATATGGCAACCCCAGCGGCGAGGGCATTGCCGCGCTGCGGGTGGTGGGGCGGGGCGACCCCAGCCTGACCACCGCTGAACTCGACCGGCTGGCCCAGCAGCTGGCCCAGTCCGGGGTGCGGCAGGTCACTCGCCTGGTCCTAGACGATTCCTACTTCCCCGGCTTTGCCACCAACGCCACCTGGGAGTGGGAAGACGCCCAATGGGCCTACGCCGCCCCGGTCAACAGCCTGATCCTCAACCGCAATGCGATCGCTTTGCAGGTGGCGCCAACCCAGGTGGGCAGCCCGCTCAGCCTGACCTGGGCCCAACCCCTGCCCGCCGGCCCGCTGCCGCTGGTCAATGATGCCATCACCGTTGCCGCTGGGGCCGCCCCTGTTCCCCTGGCCCTGTGGCGACCGGGCGATACCCCGACGCTGCGGGTAACGGGGCAGATGGCCCAGGGCAGCAACCCGCGGACGGTTAACCTAGCGGTGCTGAACCCGGCCCAGCAGGTGGCGGCGGCGATGGCGCAGGCGCTGCGGCGGCAGTCCGTGCCGGTGGGGCAAACGGTGATAACCCAGACCGCATCCCCGGTCACAGACCCAGAGCTGGCGGCGGTGGAGTCACCCGAGGTGCGAGATCTGATGCGGTTGGCCAACCGCGACAGCGACAACCTCTACGCCGAGGTTCTGTTCAAAACCCTGGGGGTGACCGCAGGCGGCGCTGGACAGGGGGGGACTGTGGCGGAGGCCAGCCGGGCCGGGGGAGAAGCTGTCCGAGCCGCCCTGACCGAGCTGGGGGTAAATGCCACAGCCCTGCGGCTGGCGGATGGCTCGGGCCTGTCGCGCCACAATCTGGTGTCCCCTGCCGCGCTGGTGGAGACGCTCCAGGTGATGACCACCCATCCCCAGGGGCGGGCGTTCCGTGAATCGCTGGCGATCGCAGGCCAGAGCGGCACCCTCAGCAATCGGCTGCGGGGCACGGTGCTGGAGGGCCGTTTGCAGGGCAAAACAGGGGCGCTCACCGGCAACGTGTCGCTGGCAGGCTACCTGCAGCCGCCCGACTACGAGCCGCTGGTGTTCAGCCTGGTGATCAACCATTCCAACCAGCACGCCAGTCTGCTACGACAAAAGATTGACGAGATATTGCTGCAGGTTGCCCAGCTCAGCCGGGGATGCTAA
- a CDS encoding transglycosylase SLT domain-containing protein, whose amino-acid sequence MVKRLKANLPLVAIAGVGALSLGMGAALVNTVSSTVDPSAILEESLLPGLGGLTANRADDPVLAVALQLAEQRQEVLRAAVEGREPLSRSRARYLLALDLINSDRGGSAIPLLEGLEAEYPAMAPYVALALAQAQRAAGQAEAAQQTQQRILTEYGDDGAIAPLLFELSQRDPAYADLLVQRFPSHPKAVEVAHQRLTADPRRADALPMLMIKARSGLHHPDAGASLLRLKTEFASQLSPEDWQTVGFGFWRIDSYGDAAVAYAQATPSPRNLYRAARGHQVSGRRDRAIALYNQLDQQFPEAPETATGLLRLAQSLSDQAALGVLDQVVNRFPDRAAEALLERANRLDKLNSAASAQATRELILKEYRDSDAAADIRLRNARNAAGQGDLTMAVSWGGDVLKHSPESDLAAEAGYWVAKWGGQLGQTEVAQSALETVIARHPESYYAWRAAVALGWNVGDFKTVRSQVPAVAPLAQRTPLPAGSNTLQELYLLGQDQRAWERWQMEYTNYQDPIPEEQFTDGMMRLGTNDNINGIYQVSSLALVDDPADQKVVRELKQRPDFWHGVYPLPYADLITTWSAQRQLNPLLVAALMRQESRFEARIRSGVGAAGLMQVMPATAEWIKGRAGLETYDLNIPEDNIKLGTWYLDYTHAEYDNHSLFAVASYNAGPGAVANWINRGGFVDADDFADKIPYPETRGYVRAVFGGYWNYLRLYDPAIAQQVETLQKHHRGFRG is encoded by the coding sequence ATGGTGAAACGGCTAAAGGCAAATCTGCCCCTGGTGGCGATCGCGGGGGTCGGTGCTCTATCGCTGGGCATGGGGGCGGCTCTGGTCAATACGGTGTCGTCAACCGTTGACCCCTCGGCGATCCTGGAAGAGTCACTGCTGCCCGGACTGGGGGGGCTGACGGCCAACCGCGCCGACGATCCGGTGCTGGCGGTGGCGCTACAGCTGGCGGAGCAGCGGCAGGAGGTGCTGCGGGCAGCCGTCGAGGGCCGAGAGCCCCTGAGCCGTAGCCGAGCCAGGTATTTACTGGCGCTGGATCTGATCAATAGCGATCGCGGCGGCAGCGCCATTCCCCTGCTGGAGGGGCTGGAAGCTGAGTATCCAGCGATGGCTCCCTATGTGGCCCTGGCGCTGGCTCAGGCGCAGCGGGCGGCGGGGCAGGCCGAGGCGGCTCAGCAAACCCAGCAGCGAATCTTAACTGAGTATGGCGACGACGGCGCGATCGCCCCGCTGCTGTTTGAGCTGAGCCAGCGGGACCCGGCCTACGCCGATCTGCTGGTGCAGCGGTTCCCGAGTCACCCCAAGGCGGTGGAGGTGGCCCACCAGCGGCTGACCGCTGACCCCCGCCGGGCCGATGCCCTGCCCATGCTAATGATCAAAGCGCGATCGGGCCTGCATCACCCCGATGCCGGAGCGTCCCTGCTGCGGCTCAAGACCGAGTTCGCCAGTCAGCTCAGCCCTGAGGACTGGCAAACGGTGGGGTTTGGCTTTTGGCGCATTGACAGCTACGGCGATGCGGCGGTGGCCTACGCCCAGGCTACGCCCTCGCCCCGCAACCTGTACCGGGCGGCCCGCGGCCACCAGGTGAGTGGCCGACGCGATCGCGCCATCGCCCTCTACAACCAGCTGGACCAGCAGTTTCCGGAGGCCCCCGAAACCGCCACCGGCCTGCTGCGGCTGGCCCAGAGCCTGTCGGATCAGGCAGCCCTGGGGGTGCTCGACCAGGTGGTGAACCGGTTTCCGGATCGGGCGGCAGAGGCGCTGCTGGAGCGGGCTAACCGGCTCGACAAGCTGAACAGCGCGGCGTCGGCCCAGGCCACCCGCGAGCTGATTCTAAAAGAGTATAGAGACTCCGATGCGGCGGCGGATATTCGGCTCAGAAATGCCCGCAATGCGGCTGGGCAGGGCGATCTGACCATGGCGGTTAGCTGGGGCGGCGACGTGCTGAAGCACAGCCCCGAGAGCGACCTGGCCGCCGAGGCGGGCTACTGGGTGGCCAAGTGGGGCGGCCAGCTGGGGCAGACCGAGGTGGCCCAAAGCGCCCTGGAAACCGTGATTGCCCGTCACCCCGAGTCGTACTACGCCTGGCGAGCCGCCGTGGCCCTGGGCTGGAACGTAGGGGACTTTAAGACGGTGCGATCGCAGGTGCCGGCTGTGGCCCCCCTGGCCCAGCGCACACCGCTGCCCGCCGGGTCGAACACGCTACAGGAACTGTACCTGCTGGGGCAGGACCAGCGGGCCTGGGAGCGATGGCAGATGGAGTATACCAACTACCAGGATCCTATTCCCGAGGAGCAGTTCACCGATGGCATGATGCGCCTGGGCACCAACGACAACATCAACGGCATCTACCAGGTGTCGAGCCTGGCCCTGGTGGACGACCCGGCGGATCAAAAAGTGGTGCGCGAGCTGAAGCAGCGCCCGGATTTCTGGCACGGGGTCTACCCGCTGCCCTACGCCGACTTAATCACCACCTGGTCGGCCCAGCGCCAGCTCAACCCGCTGCTGGTGGCGGCGCTGATGCGCCAGGAGTCGCGCTTTGAGGCCAGAATTCGCTCTGGGGTGGGGGCCGCAGGGCTGATGCAGGTGATGCCCGCCACCGCCGAGTGGATCAAGGGCCGGGCCGGGCTTGAGACCTACGACCTCAACATCCCTGAGGACAACATCAAGCTGGGCACCTGGTACCTGGACTACACCCACGCCGAGTACGACAACCACTCGCTGTTTGCGGTGGCCAGCTACAACGCCGGGCCGGGGGCGGTGGCCAACTGGATCAACCGGGGCGGCTTTGTCGATGCCGATGACTTTGCCGACAAGATTCCCTACCCGGAGACCAGGGGCTACGTGCGGGCGGTATTTGGCGGCTATTGGAACTACCTGCGCCTGTACGACCCGGCGATCGCCCAGCAGGTCGAAACCCTGCAAAAACACCACCGGGGTTTCAGAGGCTAG
- a CDS encoding leucyl aminopeptidase — protein sequence MEFHAPGNSCLDWSGDALILGLSEAALPLSGTLAELNSQVAGLLQELIDEVEFTGKAGSTAITRVGTGANIRKLGIVGLGAIDAITGDTLRRAAAAAARLAKKEKCASLGLSFPNLQHDAALTAQAIAEGAILALHQDNRFKSEDKNGKPTVEHIHILDLAGQDSSSLQTAQAICDGVILARELVSAPANIVTPELLAQTAQEIASAHGLELEILEREQCEALGMGAYLGVARASDLPPKFIHLTYKPTGTPTRKLAIVGKGLTFDSGGLNIKGAGSGIEMMKIDMGGAAATLGAAKAIAQLKPSAEVHFISAAAENMISGNAMRPGDILTASNGKTIEVNNTDAEGRLTLADALVFAEKLGVDAIVDLATLTGACIIALGDDIAGLFSENEELAEAIATAAKTAGEKFWRLPMEEKYFDGLKSIVADMKNTGPRPGGSITAALFLKQFVNSTPWVHLDVAGPVWTEKESGYNNPGGTGFGVRTLVQWVLSQDTAA from the coding sequence ATGGAATTTCACGCACCCGGTAACTCCTGCTTAGACTGGTCTGGCGACGCCCTGATTCTTGGCCTCAGCGAAGCCGCACTCCCCCTGTCGGGCACCCTGGCCGAGCTCAATAGCCAGGTCGCCGGGCTGCTCCAAGAGCTGATCGATGAGGTTGAATTTACCGGCAAGGCAGGATCCACCGCCATCACCCGAGTCGGCACCGGAGCCAACATTCGCAAGCTGGGAATTGTGGGCCTGGGGGCTATCGACGCTATCACCGGCGATACCCTGCGCCGGGCCGCCGCCGCCGCCGCCCGCCTGGCTAAAAAAGAGAAATGTGCCTCCCTCGGCCTCAGCTTTCCCAATCTTCAACACGATGCAGCCCTTACAGCCCAGGCCATCGCCGAGGGCGCCATACTGGCCCTGCATCAGGACAACCGCTTCAAATCTGAGGACAAAAACGGCAAACCCACCGTCGAGCACATTCACATACTCGATTTGGCTGGCCAGGACAGCAGCAGCCTTCAAACAGCTCAAGCGATCTGCGACGGCGTTATTCTAGCCCGCGAGCTGGTCTCGGCCCCGGCCAACATTGTCACTCCCGAACTGCTAGCTCAAACCGCCCAGGAGATCGCCAGCGCCCACGGCCTGGAGCTAGAGATTCTGGAGCGAGAGCAGTGCGAGGCCCTGGGCATGGGGGCCTACCTGGGGGTGGCCAGAGCTTCTGACCTGCCGCCCAAGTTCATTCACCTCACCTACAAACCCACCGGCACCCCTACCCGCAAGCTGGCGATCGTGGGCAAAGGCCTCACCTTTGACTCGGGCGGTCTCAATATTAAAGGAGCCGGCAGCGGCATCGAAATGATGAAGATAGATATGGGGGGTGCCGCCGCCACCCTGGGAGCCGCCAAGGCGATCGCCCAACTCAAGCCCAGCGCCGAAGTTCACTTCATCAGCGCCGCCGCCGAAAACATGATCAGCGGCAACGCCATGCGCCCCGGCGACATTCTCACCGCCTCCAACGGCAAAACCATTGAGGTCAACAATACCGATGCCGAGGGTCGGCTCACCCTGGCCGACGCCCTGGTGTTTGCCGAAAAGCTGGGGGTCGATGCGATCGTCGATCTGGCCACCCTGACCGGAGCCTGTATTATTGCGCTGGGCGACGATATCGCCGGACTGTTCAGCGAAAACGAAGAACTGGCCGAGGCGATCGCCACCGCCGCCAAAACCGCTGGCGAAAAATTTTGGCGCTTGCCCATGGAAGAGAAATACTTTGACGGGCTCAAATCCATTGTGGCCGACATGAAAAATACCGGTCCTCGCCCCGGTGGTTCCATTACCGCCGCCCTATTTCTCAAGCAGTTTGTCAACTCCACTCCCTGGGTTCACCTCGACGTCGCTGGCCCGGTTTGGACCGAGAAAGAGAGCGGCTACAACAACCCTGGTGGCACCGGATTTGGCGTTCGTACCCTCGTGCAGTGGGTTCTATCGCAAGACACCGCCGCTTAA
- a CDS encoding RNA recognition motif domain-containing protein, with amino-acid sequence MTIYIGNLSFQASEDDIRSVFAEYGEVTRISLPIDRETGRKRGFAFVDMADEAKEDQAISELDGAEWLGRELRVNKARPRTEDGGGDGGRPNRSNRFSHNPL; translated from the coding sequence GTGACTATTTACATTGGTAACTTGTCCTTTCAGGCTTCTGAGGACGACATTAGAAGTGTTTTTGCTGAATACGGCGAGGTTACTCGTATCAGCTTGCCTATCGATCGAGAAACAGGCCGAAAACGCGGCTTTGCTTTTGTCGATATGGCTGATGAAGCAAAGGAAGACCAGGCTATCTCCGAACTCGATGGGGCTGAGTGGCTAGGCCGTGAACTTAGGGTCAACAAGGCCCGCCCTCGCACTGAAGATGGCGGTGGAGATGGGGGCCGGCCAAATCGTAGCAATCGATTTTCCCACAATCCGCTCTAA
- a CDS encoding YcjF family protein produces the protein MAQWRWVFLLVGLVVGLGAVLLLADALLRLHAAIALLSPLLAQVVVGAILVAGAGAVGYGVYRLWPFLRPRRRRVQPPPPRNATEAATANFHVLQQQVAQIQDQVARQALAEKAKTLQFSSAAQVLTIAVFGVGSAGKTALINGLLGQTLGAVGAAMGTTQVQQTYPWYIPNVAKPLQLIDTPGIAETGVAGTEREQAARTVATEADLILFVIDDDLRQAEYSVLQALMAMGKRVLLVLNKADRYPETDLEALLARLRSRVVPPLSPDDVVAVAAQPQPLPQVGGGWLQMQPTLLPLQARLADVLRAEGETLMADNLLLQTQQIGETARQIIDSQRQAQADSVIERYQWLSAGAIAITPLPGLDFLATAAINAQMVVELSQIYGCEVSIEEGKALALSVAKTLTGLGLVKGTLDLLALGLQTNLATALAGRALKGTSGAYLTRVAGKSFIEYFRQNQSWGDGGMGAVVERQFRLNQRDAVMKAFIQEAITRIVPIVQG, from the coding sequence ATGGCTCAGTGGCGCTGGGTATTCCTCCTGGTGGGGCTGGTAGTGGGCTTGGGAGCCGTGCTGCTCCTCGCTGATGCTTTGCTGCGCCTGCACGCTGCGATCGCCCTGCTATCTCCACTGCTTGCCCAGGTCGTTGTCGGTGCCATCCTGGTAGCTGGAGCTGGCGCGGTGGGCTATGGGGTTTACCGTCTGTGGCCATTTTTGCGCCCCCGTCGCCGTCGGGTACAGCCGCCGCCGCCCCGAAACGCCACGGAGGCCGCCACCGCAAATTTCCACGTACTGCAGCAGCAGGTGGCTCAAATTCAAGACCAGGTGGCGCGTCAGGCCCTGGCGGAAAAGGCGAAGACGCTCCAGTTCTCCAGCGCCGCTCAGGTGCTGACCATTGCTGTATTTGGGGTGGGGTCGGCGGGTAAAACGGCTCTGATCAACGGGCTGCTGGGTCAAACCCTCGGTGCAGTAGGGGCCGCTATGGGAACGACCCAGGTTCAGCAAACCTATCCCTGGTATATCCCCAATGTGGCCAAACCGCTACAGCTGATCGATACCCCAGGGATTGCAGAAACCGGCGTTGCAGGTACAGAGCGCGAGCAGGCCGCTCGCACCGTTGCCACTGAAGCAGATCTGATCCTGTTCGTGATTGACGACGATTTGCGCCAGGCCGAATACAGCGTTTTGCAGGCGCTGATGGCCATGGGAAAACGAGTGCTTCTGGTCCTGAACAAGGCCGATCGCTACCCGGAGACCGATTTAGAAGCGCTGCTAGCCCGCTTGCGATCGCGAGTCGTCCCCCCCCTCAGCCCCGACGACGTTGTTGCCGTAGCCGCCCAACCCCAACCGTTGCCCCAGGTAGGCGGTGGCTGGCTACAAATGCAGCCTACCCTGCTGCCCCTCCAGGCTCGCCTGGCCGATGTCCTGCGCGCCGAGGGCGAAACGCTGATGGCCGACAACCTGCTTTTGCAGACTCAGCAAATTGGCGAAACCGCTCGCCAGATCATCGACAGCCAGCGCCAGGCCCAGGCCGACAGTGTGATTGAGCGCTACCAGTGGCTGAGTGCAGGGGCGATCGCCATCACCCCCCTGCCGGGTTTAGATTTTTTAGCCACCGCCGCGATCAACGCCCAGATGGTGGTTGAGCTGAGCCAAATCTACGGCTGCGAGGTCAGCATTGAGGAGGGCAAGGCCCTCGCCCTATCGGTGGCCAAAACGCTGACCGGATTGGGCTTGGTCAAAGGCACACTCGATCTCCTGGCTCTGGGGTTGCAAACCAACCTGGCCACAGCCCTGGCCGGACGCGCCCTCAAAGGGACAAGCGGCGCTTACCTGACCCGGGTGGCGGGCAAAAGTTTCATCGAATACTTCCGCCAAAACCAAAGTTGGGGCGACGGCGGCATGGGAGCCGTTGTGGAGCGGCAGTTTCGCCTCAACCAGCGCGATGCGGTGATGAAAGCCTTTATTCAAGAGGCCATAACCCGCATTGTTCCCATTGTCCAAGGGTAG
- a CDS encoding ExbD/TolR family protein, which translates to MHLPEDPETPLQINIVPMIDVVFAVLAFFILSSLFLTRDEGLPVALPGAETAETQAQRQVVVTLNAEGETFVGNRAVADEQLLEAIQTLGTLADGGLVVIRADQAVSHGRVVAVMDRLRSLPGVQLAIATDAGQAPDSP; encoded by the coding sequence ATGCATCTCCCCGAAGATCCTGAAACGCCGCTGCAAATCAACATCGTGCCGATGATTGACGTGGTGTTTGCGGTGCTGGCGTTTTTTATTCTGTCCAGCCTGTTTTTGACCCGTGACGAGGGGCTACCGGTGGCGCTGCCGGGGGCCGAAACGGCTGAAACCCAGGCCCAACGCCAGGTGGTGGTGACGCTGAATGCTGAGGGCGAGACGTTTGTGGGCAATAGGGCGGTGGCCGATGAGCAGCTGCTGGAGGCCATTCAAACCCTGGGCACGCTGGCCGATGGGGGGCTGGTGGTGATTCGGGCCGATCAGGCAGTGAGCCACGGGCGGGTGGTGGCGGTGATGGATCGGCTGCGATCGCTGCCTGGGGTGCAGCTAGCGATCGCCACCGACGCCGGACAAGCGCCTGACTCCCCCTAA
- a CDS encoding EVE domain-containing protein, producing the protein MAYWLMKSEPDVYGIADLERDRTELWDGVRNYQARNFLTSMKVGDKAFFYHSNTKPPGIVGLMEIVEANVVDPTQFDAAHKYYDPKSSPDQPRWHTVTVGYIETFATGITLDQLKETFTSEELWVVRRGNRLSVMPVEPAIAEKILTMAKAP; encoded by the coding sequence ATGGCCTACTGGCTGATGAAGTCTGAACCCGATGTGTATGGCATTGCGGATCTGGAACGCGATCGCACGGAACTTTGGGACGGCGTTCGTAACTACCAGGCGCGCAACTTTCTCACCAGTATGAAAGTGGGAGACAAAGCTTTTTTCTATCACTCCAACACCAAACCGCCGGGGATTGTGGGACTGATGGAGATTGTCGAAGCCAACGTCGTAGATCCTACCCAGTTTGATGCGGCCCATAAGTATTACGACCCCAAATCATCCCCAGACCAGCCGCGCTGGCATACAGTGACGGTAGGCTATATAGAAACCTTTGCAACAGGCATTACCCTAGATCAGCTCAAGGAAACGTTTACCTCCGAGGAGCTGTGGGTGGTGCGCCGGGGCAACCGGCTCTCGGTGATGCCAGTGGAGCCTGCGATCGCCGAAAAAATTCTGACTATGGCAAAAGCTCCCTAG
- the tsaE gene encoding tRNA (adenosine(37)-N6)-threonylcarbamoyltransferase complex ATPase subunit type 1 TsaE: MGEFGVNLPDAAATQRLGWRLGQLCSPGTVLLLAGDLGMGKTTLVQGIGLGLGIAEPISSPTFTLINEYLEGRLPLYHVDLYRLAPTQVDSLELEGYWDGSEAEPGILAIEWSERLVDYPASAIGLRLDTDPSGGRRATLTAGDAHISLLKKVVGDGLLADEV, translated from the coding sequence ATGGGAGAATTTGGGGTAAATCTGCCTGATGCGGCGGCCACTCAGCGACTGGGTTGGCGGCTGGGGCAGCTGTGCTCGCCGGGGACCGTGCTGCTGCTGGCGGGCGACCTGGGCATGGGCAAGACGACTCTGGTGCAGGGCATCGGTTTGGGCCTGGGCATTGCAGAGCCAATTAGCAGCCCGACGTTTACGCTGATCAACGAGTACCTGGAGGGGCGACTGCCGCTGTACCATGTGGACCTGTATCGGTTGGCCCCGACCCAGGTGGACTCCCTGGAACTGGAGGGGTACTGGGACGGCAGCGAGGCGGAACCGGGCATCCTGGCGATCGAGTGGTCGGAGCGGCTGGTGGATTATCCTGCTTCAGCGATCGGGCTGCGCCTGGACACTGACCCCAGCGGCGGGCGGCGGGCGACGCTGACAGCGGGTGACGCACATATTTCGTTGTTAAAGAAGGTGGTTGGCGATGGCCTACTGGCTGATGAAGTCTGA